The genomic segment TTCGCGCGCACAGGCCACAGTGCGGGCCAGCAAGTCGTGCAAATGCGACTGCATGTCGCTTACACCCAGACGCGCTTGCAAGTCGCGCTCGATCACGGACAGCGCAATGCCGGTGTCGGCTTGGTTCATGGAACAGCGGATCTTGGCCTGTTCGACTTCGTGTGCCATCAGGTGCCCGTGGCGCTCGGTGAGCACGCGCATCAAGCGTTCGTGCAAATGCAGATCGCTGTAGTTGCTGCGCAAGGTTTGGGCGTGGGCGATGGCTTTGGGCTGGTATTGCCAATGGATCAGGTGCCAGGTGGCCAGGTCAAAAAACACCCGGCTTGGTACCTCGCGCTGCTCGGGCCCCAAGTGTTTGTAACCCAGCAGGGGCATGACCTGCGCCAGGTTGAGTTGGCGGTCAAAGTCGGTGCCGCCGATGTGCACACCTGCGGTGGCCAAAATATCCTGGCTGCGGTCCGTGCGGGTCATCCGGCCTGGCCCCAGGCGAACCACGGTGAAGTCCGAGGTGCCGCCACCCAAGTCGACCACCAGCACGGTGGTTTCTTGGGTCAGGCGCTGCTCGTAGTCCAGTGCGGCGGCAATGGGTTCGAGCTGAAACGACACTTCGTCAAAGCCTACCGCCTCGACCGCCTGTCGCAGCGAGGCTTCGGCTTGGGCATCGCGCAGGGGGTCGTCGTCCACAAAGTGCACCGGGCGGCCCATCACCACACGGCGCGGGGCGCTGCCCAGGCTTTGGGTGGCGCGTTCGCGCAGGTTCGCCAAAAAAGTACCGATGATGTCCTGAAAACTGATTTGCTGGTGGCCGATCTGCGTGGTCTCCAGCAAGAGCGGGCTGCCCAACAGGCTCTTGAGCGAGCGCATCAAACGGCCCTCAGTGCCCTCCAGGTAATGCCCGATGGCGTCACGCCCGAAATGCGTGCGGCCGTCTTCGGCGTTGTAGAACACGGCCGTGGGCATGGCCATGGCCTCGCCTTCGAGCGCAATCAAACGGGCGTGGCCTTGGGGCCCAAGCCAGGCGATGGCCGAATTGGAGGTGCCGAAATCAATGCCGAGCGTGCCGGCGGGGGAAGACATCATGGGTGGGAGAGTGCAGACAGAAGCCAAGGGTGGCCGTGAAAAAGCGGCTTATTCGAGACGCTTTGAAGACCGGGCATTCTGCCACCAAGCGAGGCCTTCCGTTGTCGAGCGAACCTCACGGGTGCCGGTGCACTGTAGGGCCTTGCTGCCATGAGATTCGATGGCTGCGTGGTGACGGGATTCCCAAACGCTGATCAATGGACGAATTTGATCCGCACACACAACTGATAACCCACGCCCCATACTGATTTGATGGCCGGTTCGTCGCCGGCGACCTGGATGCTTTTGAATTTCTTGCGCAAACGGGCAATCAACTCCTCCAAGGCGTGTTTGCTCATCAGGGCATCATCGTCCTCGTCGGCAAACAAATCGCACAGCACACCGGACTCCAGCGTGTTGTCCTTGGCCTGAACGAGGGCCAGCAAAATGGTTTTTTCTTTGCTGGTCAAGCGCAGTTTCAGATCCTGGTCCGGTCCGAGCAAGGTCCGATCGCGCAAACTCAGTGACCACTCCTTTGCCGTATGCGACTGTTTCAGGCGACGCCCCAAATTTTGCAGTACCAAAACCAGCTCATCTGGTGACACCGGCTTGGTCATGTACAGATCTGCGCCACCTTGTTTGTAGCCCGCAATCCGGTCGTTCAAAGCCACCCTGGCGGTCATGATCACAATGCCCGCATCGGGCCGTGACTGTCGCACACGCCGGCACAAACTCAAGCCGTTTTCACCGGGCAGATTCAGGTCGATCAGGTAAAGGTCGAAGGCAATGCGTGCGTTCAGATCGTCCAAACCCGGTGCGCTGTTGGCCGCGTGCACCTCAAAGCCATGCGCGCGCAGATGCACTTCGATTTCTTCGCGCAGCAAACGGTCGTCCTCCACCAAGGCCAGAACCAAAGGCCAAGGCGCGTCTCGGGTGTCAGGGTACTGGTCGTTCAACGGGGAAATCTCACTTCAAAGACCACATCGTGCTCCATTTTTTGGTACCGCACCCGGGCGCCCATCTTTTGCGCTGCGGAATTGACCAAGCTCAGGCCAATGCCCATGCCCGGGCTGTTCTGAAAACTGGGGTGGCGGTAGTAGCGCTCAAACAAACGCGCCTCATCTGGGTGATTCTCGGCAGCTACGCGGTTGCTGATTCGAAAACAGGTCACGCTCTCGGTCTCATCCTGAATGGTGATTTTGATTTTGCCCTCAGCCGCATATTTGACGGCGTTGCTCACCAGGTTTTCAATGATCAAGGCCAAAAAGTGGGGCGCAGCACGAAACACCACACCCTCCTGAATATCGAGTTCAAAACGATCGGGCTCGCGGTACTCCTGCATCACCACGTTCATCAGTTCGATGGCCGAGACGGTTTCTTCCGATCCGCGCGCCTGCATGCGTTCAATTTTGTTGGACATGGCCACATGCTCGATCATCGCGTCCATGCGCTCCACCGAGGCGTTGATGTGAAGAATCCTTTCTGCAGAATCATTGGGCACCAAGGCCATTCTTTTGAGCGAAGCCATGGCAAATTTGATGGTGCTCAATGGCGTTTTCAATTCATGCGTCAGCATGTCAATCAGGTCGCGGCGTTCCTTTAACCCTTCCTCGTGGACTTTGGACTCCGCCACCTGGATCTGCAAGGCCTGAAGCTCCAGAATTTTTTTGCGGTTGCGGGCGCTTTTTTCAGTTGCCACCAGCCAGAAAACAACGATACCAATGAAAATCCCGTTGAATCGCAGATCACCGCTGGTCTGCGCTAAATTGTATTGATCACGCCAGTCCTGGGTGTGCAAATTGTAGGGAAACCCCAAAACGATGATGAGTAAAAACAAGACCCATCCTGATGTGAAAATCCAACGGCCTGGCATGGGCTCACGAACTGTCCGAGCCCCCCAGATCTGGATGAAGGGGCAGAAAAAACCGACGATGTAGTTCATCAAGCCTGCCTCTGTTTCGTACCCAGACAAAACAAGCAGAAGGTTCAGGCCGCATACCCACAGCACAGCGGCAATCCATCGCGCGTAAGCCCTAGTGGGCTTGTAAGCAGACACCACCACCCAGGCCAAAAGCACGGTCATCGCCATCCGCATCACCAGCGCCAAGCCAGCCAAGGTGTTCGGTTGAACCGCCGCCAGCAGTCCCCCGCCTTGGGGTAAAACACCGGAAAAAGCGCAAATCGACAGCACAACCGCCGTTTGAAAACCGCAAAAAACCAGCAACAACCGTGAGCGTTCGAAGAGGAAAAACAGCACCGAAAGCATCAACAATGCGATCGAAAGGTTCAAAGCGGTGTTGACGCTTTTGATGGCAGCAATCGATGACTGCAGCGCATCGTCGGCAGTCATCACTTCAGTGCGCACAATGCGCACAGAGGTTGTTTCAACTTTCAGATAGGCGAAGTTCGCATCGGCATTCAACGTGTTGAATTCAAAACAGTGCTGCAGTTCAATGCAAACTTTTTTCTTTGGCGCTTGCAACTCGCCCCCAAGTTGTGGGGTCCAGTGCCCGGCGTTTTGTTGAAAGAAAGTCAAACGGTCCAAAGAATAAGGCTCGACCCTCAACACCAGCGGTGCCGCCAGGTCAGTCGATGAAAACGCCGAGGGGTCTTTCAGCCGAATCCGAAGCCATGTTTCACCTCGGCTAAACCCCAGGCGCAGTTGACCCCGATACGGTTTGAAGTCTTGCGTTTGGACGGTCTCGAGGGTGTGCTTTTGTTGATCATCGTGAAAATAAGCCGTTTCGATTTCAAAGCGGTCCTGCCCTGCAAGCAAGGACCATTGAAAAAACAATAACAGGAAAAGACAACACAAGCGTTTCATGGATGCTTGGAATCATAAAAGTTTGACAGGGCATAAACCGCTTTTTTGTCAATTCACATCAAATGCTGGCTCGAAAGTGAGAGCAAGTGTGAGCATTTGCAGTCATCCAGCCACGAACGCCCGCTGAGTTGTGAGCTTCTGTGTGTTTTCATGATCTTTGATGTGGGGTCGAACGAGGACGGTTGTTAAATTCCAAACCGCTATCTCCACCCATTCTTTTGAGATCCTCACCATGCCTTCACTGAAACAGCTTGAGCAGCAAAAAGCGGAGCTTGATTTGAAAATCACCCAGTCATTGGAAGTCTTGAAAAAGATGGACCATGAATTGGAGCAGGCCAGATTGCGCCAGCAGGCCATCGAACAAGGCACGGCCCAGATCATGGCGGTGATGGAAAAGTACAACTTGACGCAAGAGGACATTTTTCCGAACAGCACAGTCAAAGTTGGCAGCGTCAAGTACAAGGAGTCGCAAACCCTGGCCGAAATGCGTCAATATTTCAACCGCCGTTGAAGGGAAAATGGGCTCGCAAAAAGACAGCTTGCCCGCATCCAAATGACCAAAGCATGAATGACTGTGGACCGCCCTCAGTGCGGATGCGCTTGAGGCCTTGCTCATCGGTAGTCTTTGACCATCGCCCACGGCCCACTTTGGGCCTGAGATTTTTTCGTTGTATGCCGATGCGCTGGGCCATCCCTCTGGCCTGGAAATGCCAGCCCACCGCCTATCTGGCCGGTGGCCCCTTAACGAGGTGCAGGTGGATAGGCGCTGGGCAACCTGAACAAAGATGACCGTTTGCCCTGTGTGGGCCTGATCGCGGTGGCGACCTCAGCGCTTGAATACCCTTGGGTTTTTGGTATAGATTCGGTAGGTTTTAAACCAGTTCAACGCCATGACCGACATCTCTACCGACACACCCTCTCGCCCCGCACTGCCCGACCGCCTCTCGATCGACACCCGCAGTCCGCACCATGTGCGCGGCGTCTTCGAGCACGACATCGGCATCCGCTTCAATGGCAAAGACCGCACCGACGTGGAGGAATACTGCATCAGCGAAGGCTGGGTGCGCGTGCCTGCTGGCAAAACGTTGGACCGCAAGGGCCAGCCCTTGCTGATCAAACTCAAAGGCCAAGTCGAAGCGTATTACCGTTGAGGTGTGCATGAACGTTCCCACCGGAAAACTTCCACTCGAAGGCCTGCGCGTTGTCGAGTTCACCCACATGGTCATGGGCCCCACCTGCGGCATGGTGCTGGCCGACATGGGGGCCGAGGTCATCAAGGTCGAGCCGATCGAGGGCGATCGCACGCGGCACTTGCTGGGTTCGGGGGCGGGTTTTTTTCCGATGTTCAACCGCAACAAAAAGAGCATCCAGCTCAACCTGCAGTCACCAGAAGGTGCCGATGTGGCACGGCGCCTGTGCGCCACCGCCGATGTGGTGGCCGAGAACTTCAAGCCCGGCTCGATGGCCAAGTACGGCCTGGACTACGCCAGCCTGTCGGCCAAGCACCCTCAATTGATTTACGCCAGCCTCAAAGGTTTTTTGCCCGGTCCTTACGACCACCGAACGGCGCTCGACGAGGTGGTGCAGATGATGGGCGGACTGGCCTACATGACGGGGCGCCCCGGCGACCCGCTACGCGCAGGCACCAGCGTGAATGACATCATGGGTGGGATGTTCGGCGCGATTGGCGTGCTGGGCGCGCTGATCCAGCGCGGCATCACGGGCCGCGGGCAAGAGATCCAGTCCGCGTTGTTCGAGAACAATGTGTTCTTGGTGGGGCAGCACATGCTGCAGTACGCCATCACCGGCCAAGCGGCCGAGCCCATGCCCAACCGCATTTCAGCCTGGGCGGTGTACGACGTGTTCACCGTCAAGAGCGGTGAGCAAATCTTTTTGGCCGCCGTGAGCGATGCGCAGTGGGCCACCTTTTGTGACGTGCTGGGCTTTGCCGACCTGAAAGCCGACCCGCGCTACTTTGACAACAACGCCCGCGTGTCCTTGCGCGCCGAGTTGATCCCCGAACTGCGCAGCCGTCTGGAGGCTTTCACCGCGGCCGAACTGACGGCCATTTTTGAAAGAGCCGGTCTGCCCTTTGCGCCTATTGTCAAGCCCGAAGAGTTGTTTGACGATCCGCACCTTCAGGCCACCGGCGGCTTGGCCGATGTGCGCCTGACCGATGGTGCCAAGGCGGGGCAAAGCGCCCCGGCTGCTCTGTTGCCTTTCACCATGGGTGGCCAGCGTTTGGGGGTTCGGCTGGAGCCGCCGTTCCAAGGCGAAAACACCGATGAACTGCTGCGTGGTCTGGGTCTGAGTGCTGTAGACATTGATCAACTGCGCGCATTAAAAGCCGTGGCCTGAAACGTGTTGTCTTGCTGAACCTGTCGATGTCCCTCACAATCAACGCATGTCCATCCAGGTCTTGATTTTCGGTATCCACCTCGCGCGCAGCACGCGGGGCAAACCTTGCGCACCGCCGCAGGCTTCTTAACCCCCCCCCTTTTTGTTGGACCGATTTCAATTCGGGCCCCGCTCACTTTGCAGCGCGGCCCGGTTCATTGCTGGAGATTTTCATGGCCGATTTGTTTGACAACCCCATGGGCCTGTGTGGCTTCGAGTTCGTCGAGTTTGCATCCCCCGTCGCCAACACCCTGGAGCCCTTGTTTGAAAAGATGGGCTTTTCTTTGGTGGCCAAGCACCGATCCAAAGATGTGGTGCTGTACCGCCAAGGCGACATCAACTTCATCGTCAACCGCGAGCCCAAAAGCCTGGCCGGCTACTTTGCCGCCGAGCACGGGCCGTGTGCCTGTGCGTTGGCGTTTCGCGTGAAAGACTCGCACAAAGCCTATGAGCGTGCACTGGCCATGGGCGCTCAACCGGTGGAGGTGCCCACTGGCCCGATGGAGCTGCGCTTGCCCGCCATCAAGGGCATTGGTGGCGCGCCTTTGTATTTGATCGACCGCTTTGAAGACGGCAAAAGCATTTACGACATCGACTTTGAATTCATCGACGGCGTGGACCGCCACCCGCCCGGTCACGGCTTCAAGCGCATCGACCACATGACGCACAACGTCTACAAAGGGCGCATGGCTTACTGGAGTGGTTTTTACGAAAAGCTGTTCAACTTCCGCGAGATCCGCTACTTCGACATCCAAGGCACCCACACGGGCCTGACCAGTCGCGCCATGACCGCGCCCGACGGCATGATCCGCATCCCGCTGAATGAAGAGTCGGGCAAGACCGGGGGCCAGATCGAAGAATTTTTGATGCAGTTCAACGGCGAGGGCATCCAGCACATCGCGCTCTTGACCGACGACCTCTTGAAAAGCGTGGACGCGCTGCAAATGGCGGGCATTCCGCTAATGACCGCGCCCAACGACATCTATTACGAGATGCTCGAAGAACGCCTGCCGGGCCATGGCGAGCCGGTGCCCGAGTTGCAGGCGCGCGGCATCCTGATGGACGGATCAACCGCCAATGGTGAAAAGCGTTTGCTGTTGCAAATCTTCAGTCAGACCTTGCTGGGCCCCGTGTTCTTCGAGTTCATCCAGCGCAAAGCCGATGAAGGCTTTGGCGAAGGCAACTTCAAGGCGCTGTTTGAGAGCCTGGAGCGCGATCAGATTCGGCGTGGGGCGATACAGGTGGATCAAGCCTGAGAGGTCAGCTGCCGTTGCACACCCGCAGCACCTGTTCGCCATAGGCCTCGAGCTTTTTGACGCCCAGCCCGCTGATGCCTTGCAGGTCTTGCAAGCTTTGCGGGGCGGCTTCGGCAATGGCGGCCAGGGTGGCGTCGTGGAAGATCACATAGGCCGGCAGGTTGTGCTCTTTGGCCACTTCGGCGCGCCAAGCCTTGAGGTTGATGTAACGCACCATCGCGTCTTGGCCCAAATTGGCCGCCGCTGGCCCCGGTGCACTGCGTGTGCGGGCCTTTTTGTCGCTGCGCTGGCTGGTGCTCTCGCGCAATTGCACCGGCACATCGCCTTTGAGCACGGCGCGTGAGGCTTCGGTCAGGTGCAAGGTGCTGAAACCGTCTTCGGTGTGCACATGCAGCGCACCAATGGCGATCAACTGGCGCATCACAGCGCGCAGTTGTTGCTCGCTGTAATCCGCGCCCAGCCCAAAGGTGCTGATGCTTTCATGGCCGCGCTGCACCACTTTCTCGGTTTTCTTGCCACGCACGATGTCCATGGTGTGGCCCGCACCAAAGCTGTGGCCACTGCTTTGTTGGCAGCGGTACACGGTGGACAGCAGTTTGCGCGCGGCATCGGTACCGTCCCAGACCTCTGGGGGTTGAAGGCAGTTGTCGCAGTTGCCGCAATAGGGCATGTACACGCCTTGTCCAGCGTCTGTTTGACCCGGATAGGTTTCGTCAAAATATTTCAGCAATCGAACACGGCGGCAGTCG from the Limnohabitans sp. 2KL-27 genome contains:
- a CDS encoding Hsp70 family protein, producing the protein MMSSPAGTLGIDFGTSNSAIAWLGPQGHARLIALEGEAMAMPTAVFYNAEDGRTHFGRDAIGHYLEGTEGRLMRSLKSLLGSPLLLETTQIGHQQISFQDIIGTFLANLRERATQSLGSAPRRVVMGRPVHFVDDDPLRDAQAEASLRQAVEAVGFDEVSFQLEPIAAALDYEQRLTQETTVLVVDLGGGTSDFTVVRLGPGRMTRTDRSQDILATAGVHIGGTDFDRQLNLAQVMPLLGYKHLGPEQREVPSRVFFDLATWHLIHWQYQPKAIAHAQTLRSNYSDLHLHERLMRVLTERHGHLMAHEVEQAKIRCSMNQADTGIALSVIERDLQARLGVSDMQSHLHDLLARTVACARECVLRAGLTDASLNTIYLTGGSSALLTFQAALQAEFAGVPLLEGDLFGGVALGLAYSH
- a CDS encoding response regulator transcription factor — protein: MNDQYPDTRDAPWPLVLALVEDDRLLREEIEVHLRAHGFEVHAANSAPGLDDLNARIAFDLYLIDLNLPGENGLSLCRRVRQSRPDAGIVIMTARVALNDRIAGYKQGGADLYMTKPVSPDELVLVLQNLGRRLKQSHTAKEWSLSLRDRTLLGPDQDLKLRLTSKEKTILLALVQAKDNTLESGVLCDLFADEDDDALMSKHALEELIARLRKKFKSIQVAGDEPAIKSVWGVGYQLCVRIKFVH
- a CDS encoding ATP-binding protein; this translates as MKRLCCLFLLLFFQWSLLAGQDRFEIETAYFHDDQQKHTLETVQTQDFKPYRGQLRLGFSRGETWLRIRLKDPSAFSSTDLAAPLVLRVEPYSLDRLTFFQQNAGHWTPQLGGELQAPKKKVCIELQHCFEFNTLNADANFAYLKVETTSVRIVRTEVMTADDALQSSIAAIKSVNTALNLSIALLMLSVLFFLFERSRLLLVFCGFQTAVVLSICAFSGVLPQGGGLLAAVQPNTLAGLALVMRMAMTVLLAWVVVSAYKPTRAYARWIAAVLWVCGLNLLLVLSGYETEAGLMNYIVGFFCPFIQIWGARTVREPMPGRWIFTSGWVLFLLIIVLGFPYNLHTQDWRDQYNLAQTSGDLRFNGIFIGIVVFWLVATEKSARNRKKILELQALQIQVAESKVHEEGLKERRDLIDMLTHELKTPLSTIKFAMASLKRMALVPNDSAERILHINASVERMDAMIEHVAMSNKIERMQARGSEETVSAIELMNVVMQEYREPDRFELDIQEGVVFRAAPHFLALIIENLVSNAVKYAAEGKIKITIQDETESVTCFRISNRVAAENHPDEARLFERYYRHPSFQNSPGMGIGLSLVNSAAQKMGARVRYQKMEHDVVFEVRFPR
- a CDS encoding DUF3297 family protein, giving the protein MTDISTDTPSRPALPDRLSIDTRSPHHVRGVFEHDIGIRFNGKDRTDVEEYCISEGWVRVPAGKTLDRKGQPLLIKLKGQVEAYYR
- a CDS encoding CaiB/BaiF CoA-transferase family protein — encoded protein: MNVPTGKLPLEGLRVVEFTHMVMGPTCGMVLADMGAEVIKVEPIEGDRTRHLLGSGAGFFPMFNRNKKSIQLNLQSPEGADVARRLCATADVVAENFKPGSMAKYGLDYASLSAKHPQLIYASLKGFLPGPYDHRTALDEVVQMMGGLAYMTGRPGDPLRAGTSVNDIMGGMFGAIGVLGALIQRGITGRGQEIQSALFENNVFLVGQHMLQYAITGQAAEPMPNRISAWAVYDVFTVKSGEQIFLAAVSDAQWATFCDVLGFADLKADPRYFDNNARVSLRAELIPELRSRLEAFTAAELTAIFERAGLPFAPIVKPEELFDDPHLQATGGLADVRLTDGAKAGQSAPAALLPFTMGGQRLGVRLEPPFQGENTDELLRGLGLSAVDIDQLRALKAVA
- the hppD gene encoding 4-hydroxyphenylpyruvate dioxygenase, with protein sequence MADLFDNPMGLCGFEFVEFASPVANTLEPLFEKMGFSLVAKHRSKDVVLYRQGDINFIVNREPKSLAGYFAAEHGPCACALAFRVKDSHKAYERALAMGAQPVEVPTGPMELRLPAIKGIGGAPLYLIDRFEDGKSIYDIDFEFIDGVDRHPPGHGFKRIDHMTHNVYKGRMAYWSGFYEKLFNFREIRYFDIQGTHTGLTSRAMTAPDGMIRIPLNEESGKTGGQIEEFLMQFNGEGIQHIALLTDDLLKSVDALQMAGIPLMTAPNDIYYEMLEERLPGHGEPVPELQARGILMDGSTANGEKRLLLQIFSQTLLGPVFFEFIQRKADEGFGEGNFKALFESLERDQIRRGAIQVDQA